A section of the Clostridium felsineum DSM 794 genome encodes:
- a CDS encoding serine/threonine-protein kinase, which yields MLCLDLVNEVFENKYKIVDLLGKGGMSTVYLAKDIKLQKFWAIKEVSANLNDTSKLKIDLLAETNILKKLDHPALPRIVDIIKRDKNLYIVMDFIDGVSLDKFIHKKGAIDEKTVLDWAKQICDVLTYLHSQKPNPIIYRDMKPGNLMLTESGKIKLIDFGIAREYKKEVSKDTTYIGTRGYAAPEQYGDCQSDARTDIYSFGVTLYHMLTGRGPNDPPFELKPVRELNSSLSEGIEYIIEKSTRQDPSLRYQNVDEMLYDIKNIHKLNSNYKRQLMKKYIKVAASACLFIFSLFLIISGALGVKSESVNEYNNMIENGSKQNGDKAVDYYKQAVDKNSSNPKAYIKIISTYLENGEYDQSVDFIEANLKDKNSKLLKDNELLFQIGMAYFDDESYGKAYQYFNKIDNADISIGEPLKYYKPVANALSKLDLKNKDKIVSSITDLEKYIDSRSDVNYKVESYITLAELYRDNPQIFPENTDKEIEVLEKASSSLANKNNAILYAQLGQAYFDKASESKIEQDKYTLYLNKALDNYKNAIQMGSKVSNTYCQLGLIYKYLGNTNESKNTFEKETQVFSDDYKGYMELALLEYDAQQATPQEKRNYNDFVRYYNNTISKKYNENDVDFMTLKQEYSDLKNQGAIK from the coding sequence GTGTTATGCTTGGATTTAGTAAATGAGGTATTTGAAAATAAATATAAAATTGTAGATTTACTTGGTAAGGGCGGTATGAGTACTGTTTATTTAGCTAAGGATATTAAGCTTCAAAAGTTTTGGGCAATAAAAGAAGTGTCGGCTAATTTAAATGATACTTCCAAGCTGAAAATAGATTTATTAGCGGAGACTAATATACTTAAAAAATTAGATCATCCTGCTCTGCCAAGAATTGTAGATATTATAAAAAGAGATAAAAATTTATATATAGTAATGGATTTTATTGATGGAGTATCATTAGATAAATTTATACATAAAAAAGGTGCTATTGATGAAAAAACAGTTTTAGATTGGGCAAAGCAAATATGTGATGTGCTTACGTATTTACACTCACAAAAACCTAATCCTATAATATACAGGGATATGAAGCCTGGAAATTTAATGCTTACAGAGAGTGGAAAAATAAAGCTTATAGATTTTGGAATTGCTCGTGAGTATAAAAAGGAAGTTTCAAAGGACACAACCTACATAGGTACAAGGGGATATGCTGCCCCAGAACAATATGGCGATTGCCAGAGTGATGCTAGAACAGATATATATAGTTTTGGTGTTACTTTGTATCATATGCTTACAGGTAGAGGACCAAATGACCCTCCTTTTGAATTAAAACCAGTAAGAGAACTTAATTCATCTCTTTCAGAAGGAATAGAATATATAATAGAAAAAAGTACAAGACAAGATCCTAGTCTAAGATATCAAAACGTAGATGAAATGCTTTATGATATTAAAAACATACATAAGTTGAATTCAAATTATAAAAGACAACTTATGAAAAAGTACATTAAAGTTGCGGCTAGTGCTTGTTTGTTTATTTTTTCATTATTCCTTATTATTTCTGGAGCTCTAGGAGTAAAAAGTGAGAGTGTAAATGAATATAATAACATGATTGAAAATGGTAGTAAACAAAATGGGGATAAAGCTGTGGATTATTATAAGCAAGCTGTGGACAAAAATTCAAGTAATCCAAAAGCGTATATAAAGATCATATCAACATATCTAGAAAATGGAGAATATGATCAAAGTGTAGATTTTATTGAAGCAAATTTAAAGGATAAAAATTCAAAACTTCTCAAAGACAATGAACTTTTGTTTCAAATAGGAATGGCATATTTTGATGATGAAAGCTATGGTAAGGCTTACCAGTACTTTAACAAGATAGATAATGCAGATATAAGCATAGGTGAACCCTTAAAGTACTATAAACCTGTTGCCAATGCGTTATCTAAGTTAGATTTGAAAAATAAAGATAAAATAGTAAGTTCTATTACGGATCTTGAAAAGTATATAGATTCAAGAAGTGATGTTAATTATAAAGTAGAATCTTATATAACTTTAGCTGAGCTGTATAGAGATAATCCACAAATATTTCCTGAAAATACGGATAAGGAAATAGAAGTACTTGAAAAGGCAAGCTCAAGTTTAGCAAATAAAAACAATGCTATATTATATGCTCAATTGGGACAAGCATATTTTGACAAGGCAAGTGAAAGTAAAATAGAGCAGGATAAGTATACTCTTTATTTAAATAAAGCATTAGATAACTACAAAAATGCAATACAGATGGGAAGTAAGGTGTCTAATACTTATTGTCAGCTTGGACTTATTTACAAGTATTTAGGAAATACAAACGAGAGTAAGAATACCTTTGAAAAAGAAACACAAGTATTCAGTGATGATTATAAGGGTTACATGGAATTAGCTCTTTTAGAATATGATGCTCAGCAGGCTACGCCACAAGAGAAGCGTAACTATAATGATTTTGTTAGATATTATAACAATACAATTTCTAAAAAATATAATGAAAATGATGTGGATTTCATGACCTTAAAGCAAGAATATAGTGATTTAAAAAATCAAGGAGCTATAAAATAG
- a CDS encoding HutP family protein: MNNKIVNKEVKGLFDTLSIGKTAMLLSMASDSDEKEIRDKAEAYGYKVFKGHVGAMDSSKIFAAIETAAKREKFIKNIYREEHSLYHAVLEAYEGICRGQTGLGNVMRTAGLVFTIVKGSRIPRDNEDGQWIAIVLYGNMGAPVKGYEHEVMGLGIYPV; the protein is encoded by the coding sequence ATGAATAATAAGATTGTAAATAAGGAAGTGAAAGGGTTGTTTGATACTTTAAGCATTGGAAAAACAGCAATGTTACTCTCAATGGCTTCTGATAGTGATGAGAAAGAAATTAGAGATAAGGCGGAAGCATACGGGTATAAGGTGTTTAAAGGTCATGTTGGAGCAATGGATTCTTCTAAGATTTTTGCGGCCATAGAGACAGCAGCAAAAAGAGAAAAATTTATAAAAAATATTTATAGAGAAGAACATTCACTTTATCATGCAGTTTTAGAGGCCTATGAAGGTATTTGTCGTGGTCAGACTGGACTTGGAAATGTTATGCGTACAGCAGGACTTGTATTTACTATTGTCAAAGGTTCTAGAATACCTAGAGATAATGAAGATGGTCAGTGGATAGCCATTGTATTGTACGGAAATATGGGAGCTCCAGTAAAAGGTTATGAACACGAAGTAATGGGACTGGGAATTTATCCAGTATAG
- a CDS encoding LacI family DNA-binding transcriptional regulator translates to MVTMKDIAKKSGVSQATVSRVISGNVSVNPEIKRKVMEWVRKLDYKPNIIAQSLVKNKSLLIGVIITDISNPFFSDIIKSVESEAAKYGYSIILCNTDWNLDKEKKYISIMKSYNVDGILIVPSNAKDTYFKSLKNINIPIVVITQNIDGFNCVSISHYLSAKDVAKHLISMGYSKFVFVGSEEDEKCRGFKDEIESSGFKMENDFFAVSDKAVNTDLKELLESDLKNEDIGIFAYNDIEALVVLHLLKEMKVEIPEKIALVGFDNTFISKEVSPTLSSVAQPIEEIGRQSVEILIDNICGKKDVQEKHIIIEPRLVVRESSVKSVAY, encoded by the coding sequence ATGGTTACAATGAAAGATATAGCTAAAAAGTCAGGTGTATCTCAGGCTACAGTTTCAAGAGTAATAAGTGGAAATGTATCCGTAAATCCTGAAATAAAAAGAAAAGTTATGGAATGGGTTAGAAAACTTGATTATAAACCTAATATCATTGCTCAAAGTCTTGTTAAGAATAAATCGTTGCTTATAGGAGTGATAATAACGGATATATCAAATCCGTTTTTTTCAGATATAATAAAATCTGTAGAGAGTGAAGCTGCGAAATACGGCTATAGCATTATATTGTGTAATACAGACTGGAATTTAGATAAGGAAAAAAAATATATAAGTATAATGAAGAGCTATAATGTTGATGGAATTTTAATAGTTCCAAGCAATGCTAAGGATACTTACTTTAAAAGTCTTAAAAATATAAATATACCAATTGTTGTTATTACCCAAAATATCGATGGTTTTAATTGTGTTTCTATATCACATTATTTGTCTGCAAAAGATGTAGCAAAACATTTAATAAGTATGGGTTATTCTAAATTTGTTTTTGTAGGCTCTGAAGAGGATGAAAAGTGTAGAGGATTTAAAGATGAAATAGAATCTTCTGGTTTTAAAATGGAAAATGATTTCTTTGCTGTAAGTGATAAAGCAGTTAATACTGATTTAAAGGAATTGTTAGAAAGTGATTTAAAGAATGAAGATATTGGTATTTTTGCATATAACGATATTGAAGCGTTAGTAGTATTACATTTATTAAAAGAAATGAAAGTTGAAATACCAGAGAAAATTGCCTTAGTTGGATTTGATAATACATTCATTAGTAAAGAAGTAAGTCCAACATTAAGTAGTGTAGCTCAACCTATTGAGGAAATTGGAAGACAATCTGTTGAAATATTGATTGATAATATATGTGGAAAGAAAGATGTACAAGAGAAGCATATAATAATAGAACCAAGACTTGTAGTAAGAGAATCTAGTGTAAAGTCGGTTGCGTATTAA
- the hutH gene encoding histidine ammonia-lyase, producing the protein MKTIYINGNDLTLEDLVLICRENYKVEIDEESAKKVQKSRKIIDDIVENEKTIYGVTTGFGKFANVSISKEDCKTLQRNLIISHACGFGDAFKTDTVRAIMLLRANALSKGFSGIRLSTLKTLIEMLNKGVHPIIPEKGSLGASGDLAPLAHMVLPMLGEGKAEYKGEIMDGKKAMELAGIPLVELVAKEGLALINGTQVMTAEGALTVYDALELLKVSDITAALTIEALRGITDAFDDRLNVVRPHKGQRDTSKNILKLIEGSSFVTRQGELRVQDAYTLRCIPQIHGASKDAINYVKEKVKIEMNSVTDNPIVLENGDVISGGNFHGQPMALSFDFLGIAISEIANVSERRIERLVNNQLSNGLPAFLTKEGGLNSGFMITQYAAAALVSENKVLAHPASVDSIPSSANQEDHVSMGTIAARKARQILENAKRVLATELMAACQAVDFREGFKLGEGTSKAYNAVRKNVEFIDKDIVMYSELDKVTEMISKGEVVNSIKGIDLDI; encoded by the coding sequence ATGAAAACTATTTATATTAATGGAAATGATCTTACTTTGGAGGATTTAGTACTAATTTGTAGAGAAAATTACAAGGTTGAAATAGATGAAGAATCTGCAAAAAAAGTTCAAAAATCAAGAAAGATAATAGACGACATTGTGGAAAATGAGAAGACTATATATGGAGTAACAACAGGCTTTGGAAAATTTGCAAATGTAAGCATATCAAAGGAAGACTGTAAAACACTTCAAAGAAATCTTATAATCTCGCATGCTTGTGGTTTTGGAGATGCATTTAAAACAGATACAGTAAGAGCTATTATGCTTTTAAGGGCTAATGCTCTTTCAAAAGGATTTTCAGGAATAAGATTAAGTACCTTAAAAACTCTTATTGAAATGTTAAATAAAGGTGTACACCCAATAATACCTGAAAAGGGATCACTTGGAGCCTCTGGAGATTTAGCGCCTCTTGCACATATGGTTTTACCTATGCTAGGTGAAGGAAAAGCTGAATATAAGGGTGAAATAATGGATGGTAAAAAGGCTATGGAGCTTGCTGGAATTCCCTTAGTTGAACTAGTAGCTAAAGAGGGACTTGCACTAATCAACGGTACACAGGTTATGACAGCAGAAGGAGCACTTACAGTATATGATGCTCTAGAACTTTTAAAGGTAAGCGATATAACCGCAGCACTTACAATAGAAGCATTAAGAGGAATTACAGATGCCTTTGATGATAGATTAAATGTTGTAAGGCCACATAAGGGACAAAGAGATACTTCAAAAAATATACTTAAGCTTATAGAGGGAAGCAGCTTTGTAACTAGACAGGGAGAGCTTAGAGTTCAAGATGCCTATACTTTAAGATGTATACCTCAAATTCATGGGGCAAGCAAAGACGCTATTAACTATGTAAAAGAAAAAGTTAAAATAGAAATGAATTCTGTTACAGATAATCCTATAGTATTGGAAAATGGAGATGTTATTTCAGGAGGAAACTTCCATGGTCAGCCAATGGCTTTAAGCTTTGATTTTCTTGGTATAGCTATATCGGAAATTGCTAATGTTTCAGAGAGAAGAATTGAAAGACTTGTAAATAATCAGCTTAGCAATGGACTTCCAGCTTTTTTAACTAAAGAAGGCGGTCTTAACTCTGGCTTTATGATAACTCAATATGCAGCAGCTGCTTTAGTTTCAGAGAATAAAGTTCTTGCACATCCAGCAAGTGTAGATTCAATACCTTCTTCAGCTAATCAGGAAGACCATGTAAGTATGGGAACAATAGCAGCTAGAAAAGCAAGACAAATACTTGAAAATGCTAAGAGAGTACTAGCAACAGAGCTTATGGCTGCATGTCAGGCGGTTGACTTTAGAGAAGGCTTTAAGCTTGGAGAGGGAACTTCAAAAGCTTATAATGCAGTTAGAAAGAATGTTGAATTTATAGATAAGGATATAGTAATGTATAGTGAACTTGATAAGGTAACAGAAATGATATCTAAAGGGGAAGTAGTAAACAGCATAAAAGGAATAGATTTAGATATTTAA
- a CDS encoding Ig-like domain-containing protein, producing the protein MNYKKITSVILSALIVSVAFSFHSVKADQINNTTTIQATTSSNSADAPTDGTPIITNINSNSVFNSTVDPIIKINNSVLTEADIGQDKAIYATLNGKPYKLSFKGKDGDILTLQGDTIGDNPSKGQKNTLIVYSTANTGTAGSTEQKSSSVSFVIDTTPPTITFSDQNGRDIEDSTPYSGSVTPVIKLSDNYHIASFDINLNGSPYEGSASQDADGNITFTGKAISTDGNYNLSVKVIDDAGNSTTFSRSFSIDNTAPQISISGIKNNDHVNSDVIPKISITDTDLDPSKTVVNITKNGSVMPTSLTQNSDGSLSFDVGEEGTYSFTVTAYDKLGNTTTSDPISFVIDKTAPTLNFNFTNGQYFNTPFKPLVKTTNPDDSISQILINGAIYSPGDLPFFSDGTYDVEAQGKDTAGNLSDVSHMRFIVDTIAPSIGISNLIDGFYYNSSVSPNVSVTDANLESYKMFLNGASYNLEPITQDGNYQLLVISSDKANNISQKVLSFFIDRNAPSITVKGLTKNGLFNYFLNPYVYIDDPNELMSILLLDGQNYHGGYIQDGKHILLIQAVDKAGNVSKDAYNFFIKATPPQIYVSEVVNGEKYTHSVIPKISFSKDAVDDKTKITLDGSSYTIGDEISSPGKHELIISAEDEYGNKTEKKIYFTIEANGSSTASVSSKIHNIVHKILPAKTKKNNKIVYMAAIGLWIVILIILGIIIYKYNKNKNKNKNEE; encoded by the coding sequence TTGAATTACAAGAAAATTACTTCAGTTATCTTATCAGCACTTATAGTATCCGTAGCCTTTTCTTTTCATTCTGTAAAGGCCGATCAAATTAACAACACTACTACTATACAAGCCACTACTTCCTCTAATAGCGCTGATGCACCTACTGATGGGACCCCAATTATCACTAACATTAATAGTAATTCAGTTTTTAACAGTACGGTAGACCCTATAATAAAAATTAATAATTCAGTTTTGACAGAAGCTGATATTGGACAAGATAAGGCAATATACGCAACTCTAAATGGTAAACCTTATAAACTTAGTTTTAAAGGTAAGGATGGAGATATATTAACTCTCCAGGGAGATACTATAGGTGATAATCCTTCAAAGGGTCAAAAAAACACACTTATTGTATATTCTACAGCTAATACAGGCACTGCCGGTAGTACAGAACAAAAAAGTTCTTCAGTAAGCTTTGTTATAGATACTACTCCACCAACCATTACCTTTAGTGACCAAAATGGACGTGATATTGAGGATTCTACCCCTTATTCAGGATCAGTAACTCCTGTTATAAAACTAAGCGATAATTATCATATTGCCAGCTTTGATATAAACCTTAACGGTAGTCCTTATGAAGGCAGTGCATCACAAGATGCTGATGGTAATATTACTTTCACTGGTAAAGCAATTTCGACAGATGGAAATTATAATTTATCTGTTAAGGTAATTGACGATGCCGGAAACTCTACTACTTTTTCAAGATCTTTTAGCATCGATAATACTGCTCCTCAAATCAGTATTTCAGGTATAAAAAATAATGATCATGTAAATTCTGATGTAATTCCTAAGATAAGCATTACTGATACGGATCTTGATCCTAGTAAAACCGTTGTTAATATTACAAAAAACGGTTCTGTAATGCCTACATCGTTAACTCAAAACTCAGATGGCTCGCTATCTTTTGACGTTGGCGAAGAAGGAACATATTCTTTTACAGTAACAGCTTACGACAAATTAGGAAACACTACTACAAGTGATCCTATAAGCTTTGTTATTGATAAAACTGCTCCTACTTTAAACTTTAATTTTACAAATGGTCAGTATTTCAATACACCTTTTAAACCTTTAGTAAAAACAACAAATCCTGATGATTCTATATCACAAATACTTATAAATGGTGCAATTTATTCACCAGGTGATTTACCTTTTTTCTCTGATGGAACTTATGATGTAGAAGCTCAAGGCAAAGACACGGCTGGTAACTTAAGTGATGTATCTCACATGAGATTTATCGTAGATACCATAGCCCCAAGTATAGGTATTTCTAACCTGATTGATGGTTTTTACTACAATTCATCTGTTTCACCTAACGTATCTGTTACAGATGCAAATTTAGAGTCCTATAAGATGTTTTTAAATGGAGCAAGTTACAATCTTGAGCCAATTACTCAAGACGGAAATTATCAACTACTTGTAATATCTTCTGATAAGGCAAATAATATATCACAGAAGGTTCTAAGCTTCTTTATTGATAGAAATGCACCTAGTATTACAGTTAAAGGACTCACAAAGAATGGTTTATTTAACTACTTCTTAAACCCTTATGTTTATATAGATGATCCTAATGAACTTATGTCTATACTACTCCTTGATGGACAAAATTATCACGGTGGTTATATACAAGATGGAAAACATATACTTCTTATACAAGCTGTGGACAAAGCTGGAAATGTATCTAAGGATGCATATAACTTCTTTATAAAAGCTACACCTCCACAAATATATGTTTCCGAAGTGGTAAACGGAGAAAAGTATACTCATTCTGTAATTCCTAAGATTTCCTTTTCAAAGGATGCTGTGGATGATAAGACAAAAATAACTCTAGATGGAAGTTCTTATACCATAGGTGATGAAATATCTTCTCCTGGAAAGCATGAATTGATAATTTCCGCTGAAGATGAGTATGGTAATAAGACAGAAAAGAAGATTTATTTTACTATTGAAGCAAACGGGTCAAGTACTGCCTCCGTATCTTCAAAAATACATAATATAGTTCACAAAATCCTTCCTGCTAAGACAAAGAAAAATAATAAAATAGTCTATATGGCAGCAATTGGTTTATGGATTGTAATTCTTATTATTTTAGGAATAATAATATATAAATACAACAAAAATAAAAATAAGAACAAAAACGAAGAATAG